A region of Moorena producens PAL-8-15-08-1 DNA encodes the following proteins:
- a CDS encoding LOG family protein, with product MTLSPSVDGFKSLSTDLVTLIDQLPNLENRKWIKRSLAVLVRLTGEEIDRLDWKIITASLEDMERAFQVFYPYRHVRKVTIFGSSRLAPNTPEYQLAAEFAHHLTKQGFMVMTGAGGGIMEAGNKGAGSKHSFGLNIQLPFEKEANSFIAGDPKLIEFKYFFTRKLFFIKETDALTLFPGGFGTQDEAFESLTLCQTGRLEPTPLVLIDKPGGTYWKDWDAYIQKHLMQRGLIRPSDSSLYTITDNLDVAYETINRFYRVYHSSRYVRDQFVIRLKSDLSEAEVEQLNQDFSDILVQGRIEKSQVLPEELPDETAELPRLVFHFNRRDVSRLYQLLATINHMGVSEESTTHPELK from the coding sequence ATGACTCTATCTCCTTCTGTGGATGGCTTCAAGTCACTGTCAACTGATTTAGTAACACTGATTGACCAGCTACCTAATCTGGAAAATCGTAAATGGATCAAACGGTCTCTCGCAGTGCTAGTGCGACTAACTGGGGAAGAAATTGACCGTCTGGACTGGAAAATAATCACCGCTTCTCTAGAAGATATGGAGCGGGCATTTCAAGTTTTTTATCCCTATCGTCATGTCCGGAAAGTTACCATTTTCGGTTCATCACGCCTTGCTCCAAATACTCCTGAATATCAGCTGGCAGCTGAATTTGCTCATCATTTAACCAAGCAGGGATTTATGGTTATGACTGGTGCTGGTGGTGGCATTATGGAGGCAGGAAACAAAGGTGCTGGCTCTAAGCATTCGTTTGGTCTGAATATTCAACTACCATTTGAGAAAGAAGCAAATTCCTTTATCGCAGGGGATCCCAAGCTGATTGAATTCAAGTATTTTTTCACTCGCAAGCTATTTTTTATCAAGGAAACGGATGCGCTTACCTTATTTCCTGGTGGCTTTGGTACTCAGGATGAAGCCTTTGAGTCTTTAACCCTTTGTCAGACAGGACGATTAGAACCAACTCCTTTAGTACTAATTGATAAACCTGGTGGCACCTACTGGAAAGATTGGGATGCTTATATTCAAAAGCACCTCATGCAACGGGGTTTGATCAGGCCCTCAGATTCTAGTCTCTATACCATCACAGATAACTTAGATGTGGCTTACGAAACAATTAATCGGTTTTACCGGGTTTATCACTCTAGCCGCTATGTCAGAGATCAATTCGTTATTCGCCTCAAATCTGATTTGTCAGAGGCTGAGGTTGAACAGCTAAATCAGGATTTTAGCGATATCTTGGTTCAGGGAAGGATTGAGAAAAGTCAGGTTTTACCAGAAGAACTACCTGATGAAACGGCTGAACTTCCCCGTCTGGTTTTCCACTTCAATCGACGAGATGTTAGCCGTCTTTACCAGCTACTCGCTACTATTAATCACATGGGAGTTTCCGAAGAAAGTACAACTCATCCGGAACTGAAATAA
- a CDS encoding hybrid sensor histidine kinase/response regulator, with amino-acid sequence MPTPSIQKFAQLVPVCQRSSELATLLDIFNGSRHDSIVVVSEHQYPVGVVNLKQIMPHLLSLAKVCSSGTTMTTGFLHKPLSWVEPNIIEPITILPGKLSLNQFWYYLQDNGSREGGLGELGSNWDREFNQFPIRDQEQWALVDGDQKFIGLLNSWLLLKSLASTFTQQRSESIVKRTQPKGLNPNPLRTHHPDYRLTAKSSWVNSLGLSSRINSGLKTQEEAVTKTPQFKGIKPLVQLLEQLPLPLSIQTSTGKVLAENLTWREQIEKSSEGNLAHASTTGTKNTTSAQKNPGAREKIPYRSSYNRLLSNDDVPRAVSKEGLNQSMEQSMDSIDFNSGQPDTQKSPTFHHKSAPTSPGQWPLSVGNVCDQGDKTSQQAAVGQYCALDTPYQAATTIHERVLLFSQAVKKTGANHTRCRETAAPTDLTLSNSQEQVFSFVKIPLSPSVAALWEGGLETGSEPTVAFDYSRSPISRSDSPNSQLYLVLAQDTTEQRLFAQELAAKNADLVQLNRLKDEFLACISHELKTPITAILGLSTLLKDQALGELNQRQSRYAQLIYQSGRKLMTVVNDILDLTRMETGQLKLTLEPVPIRTVCDRAYDQARSEIDSKHSEDNNRDYPTKFTLEIEASLEMLIADELRLRQMLAHLFSNALKFTDGSGEIGLKVNWWQGWIAFTVWDTGIGIPADKQHLIFQKFQQLEKPLTRSFEGTGLGLVLTQHLAHLHGGDVSFISKAGVGSQFTLLFPPCPPHASSDQLDNWDEQLSEIAPTATSHPPSSTPNRLVLIVEAVPLYLEGLTEQLKSLGYWVVVARSGTEAIEKARRLQPYAILLNPLLPKLSGWDVLTLLKSDAQTNHIPVLVTATQAEKQQATHNKADGFLSLPVQEEALRENLSRLAKDESNTSSVLTILYLNPGDGRKGYYVDSYQNSDSSALTDELTSLLSLEHLDLNYRVLEADDFDQAELLSRVWNPDVILLNGARLINPLIYLNQFSSYPSLSTLPLVTLDHQTTEAANQVTGLSVYPCLAPNNQQKMAAILQVIQVAAGISCKPTILVMDTGEQRTKFRGNPLQVNRLNVESSHLSYGFSLGGKSSTSWLQALIQYLQTAGYSSLLACSWAEVYRQIQGKSVDLLLIRLTDLTNPLEHSQGLITLAQLPERPPILVLDHRLDAKQHDPVIKSSNSSNSNSQLELLLKKIATQIVHWHSQSMTQLLKQIKQVMNPTL; translated from the coding sequence ATGCCTACTCCCAGTATCCAAAAATTTGCCCAGCTAGTTCCTGTTTGTCAAAGGAGCTCTGAGTTGGCTACTCTGCTAGATATTTTTAATGGTTCAAGGCATGACTCGATTGTGGTAGTCAGCGAACACCAATATCCTGTGGGAGTAGTGAACCTAAAGCAGATCATGCCTCACCTGCTCTCCTTAGCTAAGGTATGTAGCTCAGGAACAACAATGACAACTGGTTTTCTTCACAAACCACTATCTTGGGTAGAGCCAAACATCATTGAACCCATAACCATCCTACCAGGTAAGCTGAGTCTAAACCAATTCTGGTACTACCTACAAGACAATGGAAGTAGGGAGGGGGGGTTAGGGGAGTTGGGCAGCAACTGGGATAGAGAATTTAACCAATTCCCCATCCGAGATCAGGAACAGTGGGCATTAGTAGATGGGGACCAGAAATTTATCGGACTCCTTAACAGTTGGCTGCTGTTAAAATCATTAGCATCCACATTCACCCAACAACGTTCTGAATCGATAGTAAAGCGTACTCAACCCAAGGGACTGAACCCTAATCCCCTCAGGACTCACCACCCAGACTATCGATTAACAGCCAAGAGTTCTTGGGTCAATTCCCTAGGATTATCATCTCGAATCAACTCAGGACTGAAAACTCAGGAGGAAGCCGTCACTAAAACTCCCCAGTTCAAGGGCATTAAGCCATTAGTCCAACTGTTAGAACAACTGCCATTACCCCTAAGCATACAAACCTCGACGGGAAAAGTTTTAGCCGAGAATCTGACCTGGCGTGAGCAGATTGAGAAATCATCCGAAGGGAATCTGGCACATGCTAGCACCACAGGAACTAAAAATACTACCTCTGCCCAGAAAAACCCTGGAGCTAGGGAAAAGATACCCTACCGTTCTTCTTACAATCGTCTGTTATCTAATGATGATGTACCGAGGGCAGTCAGTAAGGAAGGTTTGAACCAATCGATGGAACAGTCAATGGACTCGATAGACTTCAACTCGGGTCAGCCTGATACCCAGAAGTCCCCAACCTTCCATCACAAATCTGCTCCGACCTCTCCAGGACAATGGCCATTATCTGTGGGGAATGTTTGTGACCAGGGAGACAAAACCTCTCAACAAGCTGCTGTTGGGCAATACTGTGCTCTTGATACTCCCTATCAAGCAGCAACAACTATTCATGAGCGCGTGCTACTGTTTTCACAAGCAGTGAAGAAAACCGGGGCAAACCATACCCGGTGCCGGGAAACCGCTGCACCAACTGACTTAACTCTTTCAAACAGCCAGGAGCAGGTATTCTCGTTTGTCAAAATTCCTCTGTCACCTTCTGTCGCTGCCCTTTGGGAGGGAGGACTAGAAACTGGCAGTGAGCCTACGGTCGCTTTTGACTATTCGAGATCTCCAATCTCTAGGTCTGATTCACCCAACTCTCAATTATACCTAGTCTTGGCTCAAGATACCACAGAGCAACGACTTTTTGCCCAAGAACTGGCAGCAAAAAATGCTGATTTAGTGCAACTCAACCGACTCAAAGATGAGTTTTTAGCTTGTATTAGCCATGAACTGAAAACACCGATAACTGCGATTTTGGGTTTGTCAACTTTGTTGAAAGACCAAGCCCTAGGGGAACTCAATCAACGTCAATCCCGTTATGCGCAGTTAATTTATCAGAGTGGCCGTAAGCTAATGACCGTGGTCAACGATATTCTCGATTTGACCCGTATGGAGACTGGTCAACTGAAACTTACCCTCGAACCGGTGCCAATTCGGACTGTATGCGATCGCGCTTATGACCAAGCTCGCTCTGAGATAGACTCAAAACACTCGGAGGACAACAATCGAGATTATCCGACAAAATTCACCCTAGAGATTGAAGCAAGTTTAGAGATGCTGATTGCTGACGAGTTGCGTTTACGGCAAATGTTGGCCCATCTGTTTTCTAATGCCCTTAAGTTTACCGATGGCAGTGGTGAAATTGGTCTGAAGGTCAATTGGTGGCAAGGTTGGATTGCTTTCACGGTCTGGGACACTGGCATTGGTATTCCTGCCGATAAACAGCACTTGATCTTTCAGAAATTCCAACAGCTGGAAAAGCCTCTGACTCGTAGCTTTGAGGGGACTGGTCTGGGATTAGTCTTAACACAACATCTAGCTCACTTGCATGGTGGAGATGTCTCGTTTATTTCCAAGGCAGGGGTCGGTAGTCAGTTTACCCTACTCTTCCCCCCCTGTCCTCCCCACGCTTCATCTGATCAATTGGACAATTGGGATGAGCAACTATCAGAGATTGCCCCTACGGCAACGTCTCACCCCCCATCTTCGACGCCCAACCGTTTAGTATTAATTGTGGAAGCTGTACCTCTTTACCTGGAAGGATTGACGGAACAGCTCAAGAGTTTAGGCTATTGGGTAGTGGTTGCCCGCTCTGGTACAGAAGCCATCGAAAAAGCCCGCCGTTTACAACCCTATGCTATCTTACTCAATCCCCTACTACCAAAACTTTCTGGTTGGGATGTCCTAACACTGCTAAAGTCGGATGCCCAAACTAATCACATCCCGGTTTTGGTCACAGCCACCCAGGCTGAAAAACAGCAGGCAACCCACAACAAAGCTGATGGTTTCTTAAGTTTGCCGGTACAAGAGGAAGCATTACGAGAAAACCTTTCTCGCCTGGCTAAAGACGAGAGTAATACCAGTAGTGTGCTAACGATTCTCTATCTCAATCCTGGTGATGGGCGAAAAGGCTATTATGTAGATTCCTACCAGAACTCTGACTCGTCTGCACTGACTGATGAGTTAACTTCACTATTGAGTCTAGAACACTTAGACCTGAATTATCGGGTACTCGAAGCCGATGATTTCGATCAAGCTGAGTTATTGAGTCGGGTTTGGAATCCAGATGTGATTCTATTAAATGGTGCTCGACTGATCAACCCTTTAATATACTTGAATCAGTTTTCATCATATCCTTCCTTGAGTACTTTACCACTAGTAACCCTGGATCACCAAACTACAGAAGCCGCTAATCAAGTAACTGGTCTTTCGGTCTATCCCTGTTTAGCACCAAATAATCAACAAAAGATGGCTGCCATACTGCAAGTCATTCAAGTGGCAGCTGGAATCAGTTGCAAGCCTACCATTTTAGTGATGGACACGGGGGAGCAGAGAACAAAGTTTAGGGGTAATCCGTTACAGGTTAACAGGTTGAACGTTGAATCGTCTCACTTATCCTACGGATTTTCTCTGGGAGGAAAATCATCAACATCTTGGCTACAGGCACTGATTCAATACTTACAAACTGCTGGTTATTCCAGCTTACTCGCCTGTTCTTGGGCAGAAGTATACCGTCAAATTCAGGGAAAAAGTGTGGACTTGCTGCTGATTCGATTAACAGATCTCACTAATCCTTTAGAACATTCCCAAGGATTGATAACTCTTGCTCAATTACCAGAGCGACCACCAATTCTGGTTTTGGATCATCGATTAGACGCTAAGCAGCATGATCCAGTAATCAAGAGTAGTAACAGTAGTAACTCCAATTCTCAGTTGGAGTTGCTGCTTAAGAAAATTGCTACTCAGATTGTACACTGGCATTCTCAGTCAATGACCCAGTTATTAAAGCAGATTAAGCAGGTCATGAACCCAACCCTTTAA
- the kaiB gene encoding circadian clock protein KaiB: MSSYKKTYVLKLYVAGNTPNSVRALRTLKTILEQEFQGVYALKVIDVLKSPQLAEEDKILATPTLAKVLPPPVRKIIGDLSDREKVLIGLDLLYEELRDGDLDF, translated from the coding sequence ATGAGTTCCTATAAAAAAACCTATGTTCTCAAGCTTTATGTAGCTGGGAACACCCCCAACTCCGTCAGGGCTTTGAGAACACTGAAAACTATTCTCGAACAGGAATTCCAAGGGGTTTACGCTCTCAAAGTAATTGATGTTCTTAAGAGCCCCCAACTAGCTGAGGAAGATAAAATTTTGGCAACACCAACCTTGGCAAAAGTTTTACCGCCTCCTGTGCGAAAAATCATTGGGGACCTCTCGGATCGGGAAAAAGTCCTGATCGGCTTAGATTTGCTCTATGAAGAACTCCGTGACGGAGATTTAGATTTCTAA
- the kaiC gene encoding circadian clock protein KaiC — protein sequence MNQLNQNEQYQNSVTTVGVQKIRTMIEGFDEISHGGLPSGRTTLVSGTSGTGKTLLAVQFLYNGISNFDEAGVFVTFEESPTDITKNASSFGWELNKLVNEGKLFILDASPDPEGQDIVGNFDLSALIERIQYAIHKYKATRVSIDSITAIFQQYDAASVVRREIFRLVARLKNIGVTTIMTTERVEEYGPVARFGVEEFVSDNVVIVRNVLEGERRRRTIEILKLRGTTHMKGEYPFTITDQGINIFPLGAMRLTQRSSMARVSSGINTLDVMCGGGFFKDSIILATGATGTGKTLLVSKFIENACIQGDRAILFAYEESRAQLSRNASSWGINFEEMEQKGLLKILCSYPESAGLEDHLQRIKTEIAEFKPSRIAIDSLSALARGVSNNAFRQFVIGVTGYAKQEEITGFFTNTTDKFMGAHSITDSHISTITDTIIMLQYVEIRGEMSRAINVFKMRGSWHDTGIREYTISKDGPEIKDSFRNYERIISGSPTRIPLDEKSELSRIVKGVRDKSVD from the coding sequence ATGAATCAATTGAATCAAAATGAACAATATCAAAATTCAGTAACAACGGTCGGTGTCCAGAAAATACGGACAATGATCGAAGGCTTTGATGAGATCTCTCATGGGGGTTTACCATCTGGTAGAACCACCCTGGTCAGTGGAACGTCTGGCACGGGAAAAACTCTATTAGCTGTTCAATTTCTCTACAACGGCATTAGCAATTTTGATGAAGCTGGTGTGTTTGTTACATTTGAAGAATCACCCACAGATATCACCAAAAATGCATCGAGCTTTGGTTGGGAGCTAAATAAACTAGTTAATGAAGGCAAGCTATTTATTCTGGATGCTTCCCCAGATCCAGAAGGACAGGACATTGTCGGCAACTTCGACCTGTCTGCTCTGATCGAGCGTATTCAGTACGCCATTCACAAATACAAAGCCACGCGAGTTTCCATTGACTCAATCACTGCCATCTTTCAGCAGTACGATGCTGCTTCGGTAGTACGTCGAGAAATTTTTCGCCTAGTGGCACGCCTGAAAAACATTGGCGTAACCACCATTATGACCACAGAGCGAGTTGAAGAGTATGGACCAGTAGCTAGATTCGGGGTGGAAGAGTTTGTCTCGGATAATGTGGTTATTGTCCGTAATGTCTTGGAAGGGGAACGCCGACGCCGCACTATAGAAATTCTCAAGCTGCGGGGTACCACCCATATGAAAGGAGAATACCCCTTTACGATTACGGATCAAGGGATCAACATCTTCCCCTTAGGAGCAATGCGACTGACTCAACGGTCTTCCATGGCCAGAGTCTCTTCCGGAATTAACACTCTTGATGTTATGTGTGGTGGTGGTTTCTTCAAGGATTCCATTATCCTGGCAACGGGTGCCACAGGTACTGGCAAAACCTTGTTAGTGAGCAAGTTTATCGAAAATGCTTGCATACAAGGTGATCGCGCCATTCTGTTTGCTTACGAGGAATCTCGGGCTCAGCTATCTCGTAATGCATCGTCTTGGGGCATTAATTTTGAGGAAATGGAACAAAAGGGTTTATTAAAAATTCTTTGTTCTTATCCAGAATCAGCGGGGTTAGAAGACCACTTACAACGGATTAAAACAGAAATTGCTGAATTTAAACCCTCTCGCATTGCCATCGACTCTCTTTCTGCTTTAGCACGGGGAGTGAGCAACAATGCCTTTCGGCAGTTTGTGATTGGTGTCACGGGCTATGCCAAGCAAGAAGAAATAACTGGCTTTTTTACCAATACCACAGATAAATTTATGGGAGCTCACTCCATTACCGATTCCCATATTTCCACAATTACTGACACAATTATAATGCTACAGTATGTGGAAATTCGTGGTGAAATGTCCCGTGCTATCAATGTCTTTAAGATGCGTGGATCTTGGCATGATACAGGGATCCGAGAGTACACTATCAGTAAGGATGGACCAGAAATTAAGGATTCCTTCCGCAATTATGAACGAATTATCAGTGGTTCTCCCACTCGTATTCCCCTCGATGAAAAAAGCGAACTCTCTCGGATTGTTAAAGGCGTTCGTGATAAGTCTGTGGACTAA
- a CDS encoding DUF2235 domain-containing protein, giving the protein MKRLVVCCDGTWQELSSTYPSNVVKISQAVKPLGSDGVSQIVFYDEGIGTEDSLRSKLFGGAFGRGIDTNIQDAYRFLCLNYAPGDEIYLFGFSRGAYTVRSLAGMIYNSGLLSRIEIDKAPEAYEMYRSRDIKPNHQQMVAFREKYGESVPITLLGCWDTVGSLGIPNLSPFLRFDKRVNKRYRFHDTSLSPIIEHGLHAVSIDEQRKVFDVTPMDKSHLSQTQIVREVWFPGVHGSVGGGSQEQSGLSDGALQWMIESIGKIGLGLEFDPSAIPTGINLDYEIDFNNDLGLFKFTGRKLREISDNFDDLHESVIERWMRRPDYRPSNLAQKHGSRLNQLLEQKQQK; this is encoded by the coding sequence ATGAAACGTCTTGTGGTATGTTGTGATGGCACATGGCAAGAGTTATCAAGTACTTACCCAAGTAATGTGGTTAAGATTTCTCAGGCAGTTAAACCATTGGGTAGTGACGGAGTTTCACAAATCGTATTCTACGATGAGGGAATTGGCACAGAAGACTCTCTCAGGAGCAAGCTTTTCGGTGGGGCTTTTGGCAGAGGGATTGATACCAATATCCAGGATGCTTATCGCTTTCTTTGCCTGAACTACGCCCCTGGTGATGAAATCTACCTGTTCGGTTTCAGTCGTGGGGCTTACACCGTGCGCAGTCTCGCTGGAATGATTTATAACTCAGGCTTGCTATCTCGGATTGAGATCGATAAAGCTCCGGAAGCCTACGAAATGTACCGCTCTCGGGATATCAAGCCTAATCACCAACAAATGGTAGCATTCCGCGAAAAATACGGAGAAAGTGTCCCCATTACCTTGCTTGGCTGCTGGGACACCGTTGGTTCCCTTGGTATCCCTAATTTATCTCCCTTTTTGCGGTTTGACAAAAGGGTTAACAAGAGGTACAGATTCCACGATACCTCTTTGAGTCCGATTATTGAGCATGGGTTGCACGCTGTATCCATTGATGAGCAGCGCAAAGTCTTTGACGTCACGCCCATGGACAAAAGCCACCTTTCCCAAACCCAGATTGTTCGTGAAGTATGGTTTCCAGGGGTTCACGGCTCCGTCGGTGGTGGCTCCCAGGAGCAGAGCGGTTTGTCCGACGGCGCACTGCAGTGGATGATCGAGTCAATCGGCAAGATCGGTCTTGGTCTTGAGTTTGACCCAAGCGCAATTCCCACTGGTATCAACCTTGACTATGAAATTGATTTCAACAATGATCTGGGTCTATTCAAGTTCACAGGGCGCAAGCTACGGGAGATTTCTGATAACTTTGATGACCTTCATGAGAGTGTAATAGAACGCTGGATGAGGCGGCCCGATTATCGACCGAGCAATCTGGCTCAAAAGCACGGCTCCAGACTAAATCAACTATTAGAACAGAAGCAACAGAAGTAG
- a CDS encoding circadian clock protein KaiA, which yields MLLSQLTICTLISSDSLAQSLCQVLGSEHYIIHSTSSESEFFEVVEQHKQDLDCLVLQDTDTLPKVINYLHLQGTTLPAVFLRSDSPEIPSRVDSNQQLAYNQTTHKFTTRSRDHLFHPAEVELSIHQLPEIGNFIQQAITGFLSLAPACNLPRSDDPVYPTLAVANYSFLSKQQHRLAEKLRERLGYLGVYYKRNPQFFFRNLSLKDREELLEHLKSEYRQIVLQYFAPGDTLNQDIDHFVEQVFFADISISKIVEIHMELMDEFSKQLQLEGRREDILLDYRLTLIDVIAHLGEMYRRSIPREL from the coding sequence GTGTTGCTTTCCCAACTAACCATATGTACCCTGATCAGTTCTGATTCCCTAGCTCAATCCCTTTGTCAGGTTTTGGGTAGCGAGCATTATATCATACACTCTACTAGTTCAGAATCTGAATTTTTCGAGGTGGTTGAGCAACATAAACAGGATCTTGATTGTTTGGTATTGCAGGATACCGACACACTTCCCAAGGTGATCAACTACTTGCACCTGCAAGGAACCACCTTACCTGCAGTATTTTTGCGGTCGGACTCCCCAGAAATCCCCTCTAGGGTTGACAGCAATCAACAGCTAGCTTATAACCAGACGACCCATAAATTCACCACCAGATCCAGGGATCATCTGTTCCATCCGGCAGAAGTGGAACTTAGTATTCACCAATTACCTGAGATTGGCAATTTCATCCAACAGGCGATCACCGGGTTTTTGTCCCTAGCTCCCGCCTGTAACTTACCCAGGTCAGATGACCCGGTTTATCCTACCCTCGCAGTAGCTAATTACAGTTTCTTGAGTAAGCAGCAGCACCGGTTAGCTGAAAAGCTCAGGGAAAGACTCGGATACCTTGGTGTGTACTACAAGAGAAATCCTCAGTTTTTTTTCCGTAATCTATCTCTCAAGGACAGGGAGGAGCTGTTAGAACACTTGAAATCAGAGTATCGTCAAATTGTTCTACAGTACTTTGCTCCGGGAGATACTCTAAACCAAGACATCGATCATTTTGTAGAACAAGTGTTTTTTGCGGATATTTCTATATCTAAGATTGTAGAAATTCATATGGAACTGATGGATGAATTTTCCAAACAGTTGCAGCTGGAAGGCCGTAGAGAGGATATACTGCTTGATTATCGCCTGACGTTAATCGACGTGATTGCTCATTTAGGTGAAATGTATCGCCGCTCCATCCCCAGAGAACTGTAA